Proteins encoded within one genomic window of Glycine soja cultivar W05 chromosome 1, ASM419377v2, whole genome shotgun sequence:
- the LOC114380056 gene encoding uncharacterized protein LOC114380056 produces the protein MGSCPIAEDEPVVAADKPVVVVDVHALGADAGHDAEGFLGGSRDPSVLTEYADHVAISVWNEEDQPELKLSSHGRKVQKFGRPASKVEGLVAVTGLSPLIACSIDIGDRGLISAFVERWHRENSSFHLLVGEVSITLDDVESLLHLPIVGAFHTFEPLHVDEAVLMLVELLEVSKEVARAETTSVMDHTYAYLGYEIYIRADVRLDIGQLQLEQQPTTCWLHHSLTVLDIYEHFHLVAECVADPNYDKVSPRACHWIATKATLKFISTTTYKQRLD, from the exons ATGGGAAGCTGCCCTATTGCCGAGGATGAGCCTGTGGTAGCTGCAGATAAGCCTGTGGTAGTTGTAGACGTACATGCACTTGGTGCTGACGCTGGTCATGATGCTGAGGGATTTCTAGGTGGGTCGCGTGACCCATCAGTGCTTACAGAGTATGCTGACCATGTTGCAATCAGTGTATGGAACGAagag gaccAACCTGAATTGAAGTTATCCTCCCATGGGAGGAAGGTGCAAAAATTTGGTAGGCCTGCTTCTAAAGTTGAGGGCCTAGTTGCTGTCACAGGACTAAGTCCTTTGATCGCGTGCTCAATAGACATTGGCGATCGgggacttatatccgcattcgtggagaggtggcacaggGAAAATAGCAGTTTCCATCTTCTCGTGGGGGAGGTTAGCATCACCCTGGATGATGTGGAATCTCTGCTTCATCTTCCCATTGTTGGCGCCTTCCATACCTTCGAGCCTCTGCATGTTGACGAGGCCGTGTTGATGTTAGTTGAGTTACTAGAGGTCTCCAAAGAGGTAGCCAGGGCCGAGACAACAAGTGTCATGGACCATACGTATGCTTATCTTGGCTACGAGATATATATCAGAGCAGATGTCAGGCTGGACATTGGACAACTACAACTC GAGCAGCAACCGACAACTTGCTGGTTACATCACTCTCTTACAG TGTTGGATATATATGAGCACTTTCATTTAGTTGCGGAGTGTGTGGCTGATCCAAACTATGATAAGGTGTCACCACGTGCATGTCACTGGATTGCTACGAAGGCGACTTTGAAGTTCATATCTACAACGACGTACAAGCAACGTCTGGATTGA